The proteins below come from a single Chiloscyllium punctatum isolate Juve2018m chromosome 20, sChiPun1.3, whole genome shotgun sequence genomic window:
- the LOC140492296 gene encoding protocadherin alpha-C2-like: MSRSDCHWMLNKPAIPSIFLLCFWNLATGQLRYSIPEEQEPGALVGNIAQDLGLNVEELTRRKFRIVSDSPAQNLNVDLKSGLLIVEGRIDREQLCGQSSTCLVPVQVVIENPVEQYRVDVEILDINDNPPRFPVSEIRLEIAESAIPGTRFLLQNAHDSDVQANSLRTYQLTPNDHFSLDVQFRGETKLPELKLDMSLDREEQSEHSLLLTALDGGSPMRTGTTHVIINVLDINDNAPVFEQSLYVVNLTENVSSGSLVIKLNATDLDEGSNDDIVYSFSSYNKERIRELFSIDAISGEIRVSGMLDFEEVSTYDIDVEAKDKSSYPLSTHCNVRVNIKDLNDNAPNITLNSIAKEVREDASRGTLIALINVKDKDSHENAYVDCRISPNLPFVLKSSFKNSYMLVLNDPLDRERASEYKIVVTCYDRGNPPLTSNANIVVHVSDINDNAPRFLQPSYTIYVMENNAPGNSIGVVRAFDPDVDENSHLSYSIEESEVKGTPISSYVSINSKTGVIYSQKKFDYEQLKHFQVHIQAQDGGVPLLSSNTTANVIILDQNDNPPIIKMPKSMNYPQIAVPRSAAPRHLTAKIIASDADSGQNARLFYQIVQATDLSLFTVSHNSGEVRTARHFKDSDDISQKLVIQVSDSGHPPLSGTVTLTISVAEQSAEIRSNFAEPHEELENVTDLAFHIVITLGVLSFILLAIIVVLIALIWPVNRHIAFSRRCVRCCWASEFETKNRFQGSNVNLQIVPDPKVIANVLEVEGNGSVLDAYQYKLHSAPQVGALEYMVVVPFSPGTSGINARNSRPTLAERDIRATNDWLTKMNKLVQVFYSFPTASILPAPRSHLRVSANFSTMLPVSLPRLWKCTINRHDASIEACGIPLVTGCHSEKVLIAKPARYGWDQEEKSLEKFIGVQQHLWR, from the exons ATGTCGCGATCAGACTGCCATTGGATGTTGAACAAGCCAGCGATACCGTCCATCTTTTTGCTTTGTTTCTGGAATCTAGCTACGGGGCAGCTTCGCTACTCCATTCCTGAAGAGCAAGAGCCCGGTGCTTTAGTAGGAAATATCGCACAAGACTTGGGATTGAATGTGGAGGAACTTACACGCCGTAAATTTAGAATTGTCTCTGATTCGCCAGCGCAAAACCTGAATGTTGATCTAAAGAGCGGACTCTTAATTGTGGAAGGTCGAATAGACAGAGAACAACTCTGTGGACAAAGCTCGACCTGTTTAGTGCCTGTACAGGTCGTAATTGAAAATCCCGTCGAACAATATCGCGTGGATGTCGAAATCCTGGATATAAACGACAATCCGCCTAGATTCCCGGTAAGTGAAATCCGTTTGGAAATTGCTGAATCAGCCATACCTGGAACGCGCTTTCTGTTGCAGAACGCGCACGACTCTGACGTGCAAGCCAATTCCCTTCGCACGTACCAATTGACTCCAAATGATCATTTCAGTTTAGACGTGCAGTTTCGCGGAGAAACAAAATTACCAGAATTAAAACTGGACATGTCTCTAGATAGAGAAGAGCAATCAGAGCACAGCCTATTGCTTACAGCTCTTGACGGCGGATCTCCAATGAGGACAGGTACCACCCATGTAATTATTAATGTCTTGGATATTAATGACAATGCACCAGTTTTCGAACAATCTTTGTATGTTGTCAATCTAACTGAAAACGTGTCTTCGGGGTCTCTGGTGATTAAACTTAATGCGACTGACTTGGATGAAGGGTCCAATGACGACATCGTATATTCTTTCAGTAGTTATAATAAAGAGAGGATCCGTGAACTTTTTAGTATTGATGCTATTTCAGGTGAAATCAGGGTCAGCGGAATGCTGGACTTTGAAGAAGTAAGTACTTACGACATTGATGTGGAAGCTAAGGATAAAAGTTCCTACCCTTTATCCACACACTGTAATGTTCGGGTGAATATCAAAGATCTGAACGATAATGCACCTAATATTACTTTAAATTCCATTGCGAAAGAAGTACGTGAGGATGCTTCGAGAGGAACATTGATAGCTTTAATCAACGTGAAGGACAAGGATTCTCATGAAAATGCTTATGTTGATTGCCGCATATCTCCAAATCTCCCATTTGTTCTTAAATCATCTTTCAAGAATTCTTACATGTTGGTGTTAAATGATCCATTGGACCGGGAACGTGCTTCTGAATATAAAATTGTGGTAACGTGCTACGATCGGGGGAATCCTCCATTGACTTCCAACGCAAATATAGTTGTGCACGTTTCAGATATAAACGACAACGCGCCCAGATTTCTGCAGCCTTCATACACCATTTATGTGATGGAAAACAACGCACCAGGCAATTCAATTGGGGTAGTGAGAGCCTTCGATCCTGACGTAGATGAAAACTCACATCTTTCTTATTCAATTGAGGAGAGTGAAGTAAAGGGGACGCCAATCAGTTCATATGTGTCTATCAATTCTAAAACTGGTGTTATCTATTCACAAAAGAAGTTCGATTACGAACAGCTTAAACATTTTCAGGTCCACATCCAAGCTCAGGACGGTGGAGTTCCATTACTTTCTAGTAATACTACTGCGAACGTGATTATCCTTGATCAGAATGATAACCCTCCGATAATAAAAATGCCCAAGTCAATGAATTATCCTCAAATAGCTGTGCCCCGTTCTGCAGCTCCGCGACACCTGACGGCCAAGATAATTGCTTCTGATGCTGACTCTGGACAGAATGCACGGCTTTTCTATCAGATTGTGCAAGCCACTGATCTCAGTCTATTCACAGTATCACACAATTCAGGCGAAGTTCGCACTGCTCGCCATTTTAAAGACAGCGATGACATTTCACAAAAACTCGTCATACAGGTGAGCGATAGTggacatccaccactctctggcactGTTACTCTTACGATTTCCGTCGCTGAACAGAGCGCAGAAATTCGCTCAAATTTTGCTGAACCGCATGAGGAATTAGAAAACGTTACCGATTTAGCATTTCATATAGTTATTACTTTGGGAGTACTATCGTTCATACTTCTAGCTATTATTGTTGTCCTCATTGCCCTCATTTGGCCTGTTAACAGACACATTGCATTCTCCAGACGTTGCGTGAGATGCTGCTGGGCCAGTGAATTCGAAACCAAGAATAGATTCCAAGGCTCGAACGTCAACCTGCAAATTGTGCCTGATCCTAAAGTTATTGCGAATGTCCTTGAGGTAGAAGGGAATGGATCCGTTTTAGATGCATATCAATATAAACTTCACTCGGCACCACAGGTTGGCGCATTGGAGTACATGGTTGTCGTACCATTCAGCCCAGGAACGTCTGGAATAAATGCCAGGAATAGTAGACCAACTTTGGCAGAACGTGACATAAGAGCGACTAATGACTGGCTTACGAAAATGAATAAG CTTGTCCAAGTCTTCTACAGCTTCCCCACTGCCTCAATATTACCTGCTCCCCGCAGCCATCTTCGTGTCAGTGCAAATTTCTCTACAATGCTTCCAGTTTCGTTGCCTAGATTGTGGAAATGTACCATAAACAGGCATGATGCCAGCATTGAAGCCTGCGGAATACCactagtcaccggctgccattctgaaaaag TGTTGATTGCTAAACCAGCTCGATACGGTTGGGACCAAGAAGAAAAATCGTTGGAGAAATTCATCGGTGTccagcagcacctgtggagataa